Proteins from a genomic interval of Microtus ochrogaster isolate Prairie Vole_2 chromosome 24, MicOch1.0, whole genome shotgun sequence:
- the Pmch gene encoding pro-MCH — protein sequence MAKMSLSSYILMLTVSLFSQGILLSASKSIRNLEDDVVFNTFRMGKAFQREDAAAERSLVAPSLEQYKNDDSGFVSDDENKNSKNPGSKQNLLSHGLPLNLAIKPYLALKGSVAFPAENGVQNSESTQEKREIGDEENSAKFPIGRRDFDMLRCMLGRVYRPCWQV from the exons ATGGCAAAAATGAGTCTCTCTTCCTACATATTAATGCTGACTGTGTCTCTGTTTTCTCAAGGTATTTTACTTTCAGCTTCCAAGTCCATAAGAAATTTAGAAGACGACGTGGTATTTAATACATTTAGGATGGGAAAAGCCTTCCAGAGGGAAGACGCCGCCGCAGAAAGGTCGCTTGTGGCTCCCTCTCTGGAACAATATAAAAATGACGACAGCGGCTTCGTGAGCGACGATGAGAACAAGAATTCAAAG AACCCAGGCTCCAAACAGAATCTCCTAAGTCATGGTCTGCCACTGAATCTGGCTATAAAACCTTATCTTGCTCTGAAAGGATCAGTAGCTTTTCCAGCTGAGAATGGAGTTCAGAATTCCGAGTCAacacaagaaaagagagaaattggggATGAAGAAAACTCAGCTAAATTTCCCATAGGAAGGAGAGATTTTGACA TGCTCAGGTGTATGCTGGGGAGAGTCTACCGGCCCTGCTGGCAAGTCTGA